In a genomic window of Pseudoxanthomonas sp. Root65:
- a CDS encoding M15 family metallopeptidase, whose translation MRRLPTRPLKTLLLNTAQIELWPADVLRVRSNADARALAGAHTVLRRKQDGRYLAAVSTQAVHPLVPTLSREPGLDEAWDALDHLESATRGFDADAQGTLPLHALQERLHELGLDDTYGERSGLALVAEPAALVFAGRDRYRRPLWLTAAAARTWLAMRYAAYQEGVMLEAISGYRSHDYQLGIFARKLARGQTVEQILTVNAAPGYSEHHGGRALDIGTPGEPPAEESFEHTAAFAWLTRHAGDFGFVMSYPRDNPHGIVYEPWHWCFRGAAAS comes from the coding sequence ATGCGACGCCTGCCCACCCGACCGCTGAAGACGCTGCTGCTCAATACCGCGCAGATCGAGCTGTGGCCTGCCGATGTGTTGCGCGTGCGCAGCAATGCCGATGCGCGCGCGCTTGCCGGTGCCCATACCGTACTGCGCCGCAAGCAGGATGGCCGCTACCTGGCCGCCGTGTCGACGCAGGCGGTGCATCCGCTGGTGCCGACCCTGTCGCGCGAGCCCGGACTCGACGAGGCCTGGGACGCGCTGGACCACCTCGAAAGCGCGACGCGCGGATTCGATGCGGATGCGCAGGGCACGCTGCCGCTGCACGCCCTGCAGGAACGGCTGCACGAACTGGGGCTGGACGACACCTATGGCGAACGCAGCGGCCTTGCCCTGGTCGCCGAGCCCGCCGCGCTCGTCTTCGCCGGACGGGATCGCTATCGCCGTCCCTTGTGGCTGACCGCGGCGGCCGCACGCACCTGGCTCGCCATGCGGTACGCCGCGTATCAGGAAGGCGTCATGCTCGAGGCGATCTCCGGCTACCGCAGCCACGACTACCAGCTCGGCATCTTCGCCCGGAAGCTGGCGCGCGGGCAGACGGTGGAACAGATCCTCACCGTCAACGCCGCCCCCGGCTACAGCGAACATCACGGCGGCCGCGCACTGGATATCGGCACGCCCGGCGAACCCCCGGCCGAGGAATCGTTCGAGCACACGGCCGCGTTCGCCTGGCTTACCCGCCATGCCGGCGACTTCGGCTTCGTCATGAGCTATCCCCGCGACAACCCGCACGGGATCGTCTACGAGCCGTGGCATTGGTGCTTTAGGGGGGCTGCGGCCTCTTGA
- a CDS encoding sigma-70 family RNA polymerase sigma factor yields MNAIALDLMLQAELPAATRGSQEAYGRIVNACQNTVTAIALAITRDVQASEDIAQEAFLKAWQQLDRLKNSASFLPWLRQITRNLARDWLRAQHGRPMSGEVAEIAIGMAADPDPTPAERLLQTEEEIAATEIISSLPEDSREALLLFYREGQSSQQVAELLGLSDAAVRKRLSRARALVRDEMLQRFGEFARSTAPTAAFTMIVLGGLVGAMPAASAATVIGSGVLGTGLVGKLGTGGLTTGGVTGGVAGGSLGVIFEQITQHPAALGGVMGGVIGGLAGYAFTWWYLARFCQTAQERLQVRRFMALNATTGSAWLFCLMLATVLTPGWQTVTLVTAVGMFAINYQYLVTLPRIMNPILANPANSRRRRGYDYVIGRKAVMASSLLALGAIAFALSRAGRLPF; encoded by the coding sequence GATCGCCCTGGACCTGATGCTGCAGGCCGAACTGCCCGCCGCCACGCGCGGCAGCCAGGAAGCCTATGGCCGCATCGTCAACGCCTGCCAGAACACCGTCACCGCGATCGCCCTGGCCATCACCCGCGACGTGCAGGCCAGCGAGGACATCGCGCAGGAGGCCTTCCTCAAGGCGTGGCAGCAGCTCGACCGGCTGAAGAACAGCGCCAGCTTCCTGCCCTGGCTACGGCAGATCACCCGCAACCTGGCCCGCGACTGGCTGCGCGCGCAGCACGGGCGGCCGATGTCGGGCGAGGTGGCGGAGATCGCCATCGGCATGGCCGCCGATCCGGACCCCACGCCCGCCGAACGCCTGCTGCAGACGGAAGAGGAAATCGCCGCCACCGAGATCATCTCCTCGTTGCCGGAGGACAGCCGCGAGGCGCTGCTGCTGTTCTACCGCGAAGGCCAGAGTTCGCAGCAGGTCGCCGAGCTGCTCGGCCTCAGCGATGCCGCCGTGCGCAAGCGCCTGTCGCGCGCCCGCGCCCTGGTCCGCGACGAGATGCTGCAGCGGTTCGGCGAGTTCGCACGTTCCACGGCGCCGACCGCCGCGTTCACCATGATCGTGCTGGGCGGACTGGTCGGCGCGATGCCGGCGGCCAGTGCGGCGACGGTCATCGGCTCCGGGGTACTCGGCACCGGACTGGTGGGCAAGCTGGGCACCGGCGGCCTGACCACAGGGGGCGTCACCGGCGGCGTGGCCGGCGGCTCGCTGGGCGTGATCTTCGAGCAGATCACCCAACATCCCGCGGCCCTCGGCGGTGTCATGGGTGGCGTGATCGGTGGCCTGGCCGGTTACGCCTTCACCTGGTGGTACCTGGCGCGGTTCTGCCAGACCGCCCAGGAACGCCTGCAGGTGCGCCGCTTCATGGCGCTCAACGCGACCACCGGCTCGGCTTGGCTGTTCTGCCTGATGCTGGCGACAGTGCTGACCCCGGGGTGGCAGACGGTAACGTTGGTCACCGCGGTGGGCATGTTCGCGATCAACTACCAGTATCTGGTCACGCTGCCGCGCATCATGAACCCGATCCTCGCAAATCCCGCCAATAGCCGGCGGCGGCGTGGATACGACTACGTGATCGGCCGCAAGGCCGTCATGGCCAGCAGCCTGCTGGCTCTGGGCGCGATCGCATTCGCGCTGTCCCGGGCCGGTCGCCTGCCGTTCTGA
- a CDS encoding endonuclease/exonuclease/phosphatase family protein: protein MTLTACSSSATVGGPASAQDLPLRVATYNTSLFSDDAGGVIRQLEGDDAHARKIAAVLQKVRPDLVLLNEFDYDDAHRAADLFQQRYLEAAQPGGGDPLRYPYRYLAPVNTGVPSGLDLDRSGSVGREGRERGNDAWGYGLHPGQYGMLVLSRFPIDEAQVRTFQLLRWSTMPGANNPVDPTTREAFYPDATWKQLRLSSKSHWDVPVRTPAGVVHFLVSHPTPPVFDGPENRNGLRNADEIRLWREYLTPGDAPWLCDDQGRCGGLPADARFIIAGDLNNDPADGDGHHEAIIELLEHPRVMRMATPRSEGGEETALAYAAKGLQRRGAPAHVTGDFGRRNGALRLDYVLPSTGFALKGSGVFWPKKGHPDAAIADGSDHHLVWVDLSL from the coding sequence ATGACTCTCACCGCCTGCAGTTCTTCCGCGACCGTGGGCGGGCCCGCCAGCGCGCAGGACCTCCCACTGCGCGTGGCGACCTACAACACCTCGCTATTCTCCGATGACGCCGGCGGCGTGATCCGGCAACTCGAAGGCGACGACGCACACGCACGCAAGATCGCCGCAGTCCTGCAGAAGGTGCGCCCGGACCTGGTGCTGCTCAACGAATTCGACTACGACGACGCGCATCGTGCCGCCGACCTGTTCCAGCAGCGCTATCTGGAAGCGGCCCAACCCGGCGGAGGCGATCCGCTCCGCTACCCCTACCGGTACCTCGCTCCGGTCAACACCGGCGTGCCCAGCGGGCTGGACCTGGACCGCAGCGGTTCGGTCGGTCGCGAAGGACGCGAGCGCGGCAACGATGCGTGGGGCTATGGCCTGCATCCGGGCCAGTACGGCATGCTGGTGCTGTCGCGCTTCCCGATCGACGAAGCGCAGGTGCGCACGTTCCAGCTGTTGCGCTGGAGCACGATGCCGGGCGCCAACAATCCGGTGGATCCGACCACCCGTGAGGCGTTCTATCCCGACGCGACCTGGAAGCAGTTGCGTCTGTCGTCGAAGTCGCACTGGGACGTGCCGGTGCGCACGCCGGCCGGCGTAGTGCACTTCCTGGTCTCGCACCCCACGCCGCCGGTCTTCGACGGGCCGGAGAACCGCAACGGCCTCCGTAACGCGGACGAGATCCGCCTGTGGCGCGAATACCTGACGCCGGGCGATGCGCCCTGGCTCTGCGACGACCAGGGACGCTGCGGCGGCCTGCCGGCCGATGCGCGCTTCATCATCGCCGGCGATTTGAACAACGATCCGGCCGATGGCGACGGACACCACGAGGCCATCATCGAACTGCTGGAGCACCCGCGCGTGATGCGCATGGCCACGCCACGCAGCGAAGGCGGCGAGGAGACCGCGCTAGCCTATGCCGCCAAAGGCTTGCAGCGCCGCGGTGCGCCCGCGCATGTCACCGGCGACTTCGGCCGTCGCAACGGCGCGCTGCGGTTGGACTACGTGTTGCCGTCGACCGGCTTTGCGTTGAAGGGCAGCGGCGTGTTCTGGCCGAAGAAGGGCCATCCGGATGCCGCCATCGCCGACGGCAGCGACCATCACCTCGTCTGGGTGGATCTTTCCCTCTAG
- a CDS encoding alpha/beta hydrolase yields the protein MAGLVQRIKRIWVALGLVTTVVFMAWCLIAYYANAEGRRAAVGDARVSVEHREGRWVFLPRTRAPQAMGLLFYAGALVDPRAYARTAHRLAEAGYPAVIIELPRRGAFGGAEGSPVLARGHGAMAVLPGVRCWIVGGHSRGGEVASRHALNDPAATAALLLVATSHPRDIDLSALSMPVTKLVGDRDGLATPERVARNRSRLPPQTRWVEVPGANHSQFGDYGFQPGDRFASIPRETQLDMLAAEIHRVFDHVAARSDCHASPR from the coding sequence ATGGCAGGACTCGTGCAGCGGATCAAGCGCATCTGGGTCGCGCTGGGCCTTGTGACCACGGTTGTCTTCATGGCGTGGTGCCTGATCGCCTACTACGCCAATGCGGAAGGTCGTCGTGCGGCCGTCGGCGATGCGCGTGTCTCGGTCGAGCATCGTGAGGGCCGGTGGGTGTTCCTGCCGCGCACGCGTGCACCGCAGGCAATGGGCCTGTTGTTCTACGCAGGCGCGCTGGTCGACCCGCGCGCGTATGCGCGGACCGCCCACCGCCTCGCCGAGGCCGGTTATCCCGCCGTGATCATCGAATTGCCGCGACGGGGTGCCTTCGGAGGTGCAGAGGGTTCGCCCGTGCTGGCACGCGGCCACGGCGCGATGGCGGTGCTGCCCGGCGTGCGGTGCTGGATCGTCGGCGGCCATTCCCGCGGCGGTGAAGTGGCGTCGCGCCACGCGCTCAACGACCCGGCCGCTACCGCCGCCCTGCTGCTGGTCGCGACGTCGCACCCGCGCGACATCGATCTGTCGGCACTATCCATGCCGGTGACCAAGCTTGTCGGCGACCGCGACGGCCTGGCCACCCCGGAACGCGTGGCACGCAACCGTTCCCGGTTGCCTCCGCAGACCCGCTGGGTCGAGGTCCCCGGCGCCAACCATTCCCAGTTCGGCGACTACGGGTTCCAGCCCGGCGACCGCTTCGCCAGCATCCCGCGCGAGACCCAGCTGGACATGCTGGCGGCGGAAATCCACCGCGTGTTCGACCACGTCGCCGCGCGGTCCGACTGCCACGCTTCCCCTCGTTGA
- a CDS encoding DUF4177 domain-containing protein, whose amino-acid sequence MNHRWNHKVIEVPFKMFAGKLTDRMQQELDKMSMQGWELVSTLFIEHEISVRLFFKKPA is encoded by the coding sequence ATGAATCACCGTTGGAACCACAAGGTCATCGAAGTTCCCTTCAAGATGTTCGCCGGCAAGCTCACCGACCGCATGCAGCAGGAACTGGACAAGATGAGCATGCAGGGATGGGAGCTTGTCAGCACCCTCTTCATCGAACACGAAATCTCGGTGCGCCTGTTCTTCAAGAAGCCGGCCTGA
- a CDS encoding DUF3093 family protein — translation MQQTQDFALAPLAGHAALWIWLPMLGAIAVTIVALTLESTTPPTLTAWLTVPFVLAVGIVLTLAVRRRRIRLDHRTLRVEATFYTKTLPVEAIDLDKARVLSLEEHTDLAPMLKTNGFSLPGFKAGHFRLRNLGKAFCLLTDRSRVLTLPLRDGGLVLLSPARPADLLARLRELATPTPHR, via the coding sequence ATGCAACAGACGCAGGACTTCGCTCTCGCTCCCCTCGCCGGCCACGCAGCCTTGTGGATCTGGCTGCCGATGCTGGGCGCCATCGCCGTGACCATCGTCGCACTGACGCTGGAATCAACCACGCCTCCCACGCTTACCGCATGGCTGACCGTCCCGTTCGTGCTGGCGGTCGGCATCGTGCTGACGCTCGCAGTGCGGCGCAGGCGGATCAGGCTGGACCATCGCACGCTGCGGGTGGAGGCGACGTTCTACACGAAGACGCTGCCGGTCGAGGCCATCGACCTGGACAAAGCGCGCGTGCTGAGCCTGGAAGAACACACCGACCTGGCGCCGATGCTGAAAACCAACGGCTTCAGCCTGCCCGGCTTCAAGGCGGGCCACTTCCGCCTGCGCAACCTGGGCAAGGCCTTCTGCCTGCTCACCGACCGCAGCCGCGTGCTCACCCTGCCCTTGCGCGACGGTGGCCTGGTGCTGCTCAGCCCGGCGCGTCCGGCCGATCTGCTCGCGCGGCTGCGCGAACTGGCGACGCCCACGCCGCATCGCTAA
- a CDS encoding arginyltransferase → MGENTQSLDDLRLFHTGEHPCGYWPERVARDLVLDPRDPRLPQLYPDALGWGFRRSGDIVYRPHCRQCRACVAVRIPVADFAPDRSQRRCASRNARVETRIVAALRDDEHLALYQRYLTARHPLGGMDEHGATEFDQFLVGSWSRGRFVELREDGQLLAVAVTDVIPGALSAVYTFYDPALEARSLGTLAILRQIEWARRDGYTHLYLGYWIEGHRKMDYKRRFAPLEHFDGRRWVRTDR, encoded by the coding sequence ATGGGCGAGAACACGCAATCGCTCGATGACCTGCGCCTGTTCCATACCGGCGAGCACCCCTGCGGCTACTGGCCCGAGCGTGTCGCCCGCGACCTGGTGCTGGATCCGCGCGACCCGCGCCTGCCGCAGCTGTATCCGGATGCGCTGGGCTGGGGTTTCCGTCGTTCCGGCGACATCGTCTACCGGCCGCATTGCCGGCAGTGCCGCGCCTGCGTGGCGGTACGCATCCCGGTCGCCGACTTCGCGCCCGACCGCAGCCAGCGACGTTGCGCATCGCGCAACGCGCGCGTGGAAACACGGATTGTCGCGGCGTTGCGCGACGACGAGCACCTGGCGCTCTACCAGCGCTACCTGACCGCGCGGCATCCGCTTGGCGGCATGGATGAACACGGCGCCACGGAATTCGACCAGTTCCTGGTGGGCAGCTGGTCGCGCGGTCGTTTCGTCGAATTGCGCGAGGACGGACAACTGCTGGCCGTCGCGGTGACCGACGTCATCCCCGGCGCGCTCTCCGCCGTCTACACCTTCTACGATCCCGCGCTGGAAGCGCGCAGCCTCGGCACGCTGGCGATCCTGCGGCAGATCGAATGGGCCCGCCGCGATGGTTATACGCACCTGTACCTCGGTTATTGGATCGAGGGGCACCGGAAGATGGACTACAAGCGTCGCTTTGCGCCGCTCGAGCACTTCGACGGCCGTCGCTGGGTCCGCACGGATCGATGA
- a CDS encoding SPFH domain-containing protein yields MKENATSSLPGIPTLLGLLVLGLGAAVVFVQGAALKQPSHLIVAAVLGAVVIFLLAGLYKLEPNQSAVLSLFGKYVGTVKDNGLRWNNPFFSKRKISLRIRNFESSRLKVNELDGSPIEIAAVIVWQVVDSAEAVFNVDDYESFVHIQSESALRAMASSYPYDQHEEGQIALRSHPQEISQHLQEQIAERLGKAGVDVIEARISHLAYAPEIAQAMLQRQQANAVIAARTRIVAGAVGMVEMALAELQKNDVVKLDEERKAQMVSNLLVVLCGERGTQPIVNTGSIY; encoded by the coding sequence ATGAAAGAGAACGCCACCTCCTCGCTGCCCGGAATTCCCACACTGCTGGGCCTGTTGGTCCTCGGTCTCGGTGCCGCCGTCGTATTCGTCCAGGGCGCTGCGCTGAAGCAGCCCAGCCACCTGATCGTGGCCGCGGTGCTGGGCGCCGTGGTCATCTTCCTGTTGGCGGGCCTGTACAAGCTGGAGCCCAACCAGTCGGCCGTGCTCAGCCTGTTCGGCAAGTACGTCGGCACGGTGAAGGACAACGGCCTGCGCTGGAACAACCCCTTCTTCAGCAAGCGCAAGATCTCGCTGCGCATCCGCAACTTCGAGAGCAGCCGCCTGAAGGTCAACGAGTTGGATGGCAGCCCGATCGAGATCGCGGCGGTCATCGTGTGGCAGGTAGTGGATTCGGCCGAGGCCGTGTTCAACGTCGACGACTACGAGAGCTTCGTACACATCCAGTCCGAGTCCGCGTTGCGTGCGATGGCCTCCAGCTACCCGTACGACCAGCACGAGGAAGGCCAGATCGCGTTGCGCAGCCATCCGCAGGAGATCTCCCAGCATCTGCAGGAGCAGATCGCCGAGCGCCTGGGCAAGGCCGGCGTGGACGTGATCGAAGCACGCATCAGTCACCTCGCCTACGCCCCGGAAATCGCCCAGGCGATGCTGCAGCGCCAGCAGGCCAACGCGGTGATCGCCGCGCGCACCCGCATCGTGGCCGGTGCAGTCGGAATGGTGGAGATGGCGCTGGCCGAACTGCAGAAGAACGACGTGGTGAAGCTGGACGAGGAGCGCAAGGCGCAGATGGTCAGCAACCTGCTGGTCGTGCTGTGCGGCGAGCGCGGTACCCAGCCCATCGTCAACACCGGCTCCATCTACTAA
- the purT gene encoding formate-dependent phosphoribosylglycinamide formyltransferase codes for MTTLGTPLSPHATRVLLLGSGELGKEVAIELQRLGVEVIAADRYADAPAMQVAHRSHVLDMLDPAAIRALIAQEKPHLVVPEIEAIHTETLVALEAEGAARVIPTARAARLTMDREGIRRLAAETLGLPTSPYRFVDTATEYREAVRAIGLPCVVKPVMSSSGKGQSTLRSETDIDAAWEYAQTGGRAGAGRCIVEGFIDFDYEITLLTVRHAGGTSFCDPIGHWQKDGDYRESWQPQPMSPRALERAQQIARTVTDDLGGWGLFGVELFVKGDEVWFSEVSPRPHDTGLVTLVSQELSEFALHARAILGLPIPVIRQSGPSASCAMLAHGHGVPVFGNVHVALAAPDTALRLFGKPRVEGHRRVGVTLARADSIDAARSAARDAAAAITIDLQ; via the coding sequence ATGACCACCCTTGGAACCCCGCTGTCTCCCCACGCGACCCGCGTCTTGCTGCTCGGGTCCGGCGAACTGGGCAAGGAAGTGGCCATCGAACTGCAGCGCCTGGGCGTGGAAGTCATCGCCGCCGACCGCTATGCGGACGCGCCGGCCATGCAGGTGGCGCATCGTTCGCACGTGCTGGACATGCTGGACCCGGCAGCCATCCGCGCGTTGATCGCGCAGGAAAAGCCGCATCTGGTGGTCCCTGAAATCGAGGCCATCCATACCGAGACCCTGGTCGCGCTGGAGGCCGAGGGCGCCGCGCGCGTCATCCCCACCGCCCGCGCCGCACGGCTGACGATGGATCGCGAAGGCATCCGCCGGCTGGCCGCCGAAACACTGGGCCTGCCCACATCGCCGTACCGGTTCGTCGACACCGCCACCGAATACCGCGAGGCCGTGCGCGCGATCGGCCTGCCGTGCGTGGTGAAGCCGGTGATGTCCTCGTCCGGCAAGGGCCAGAGCACGCTTCGCAGCGAGACCGATATCGATGCGGCCTGGGAATATGCGCAGACCGGCGGTCGTGCCGGCGCGGGTCGCTGCATCGTCGAGGGCTTCATCGACTTCGACTACGAGATCACCCTGCTGACCGTGCGGCACGCCGGCGGCACCTCGTTCTGCGATCCCATCGGGCACTGGCAGAAGGACGGTGATTACCGGGAAAGCTGGCAGCCGCAGCCGATGTCGCCGCGCGCGCTGGAGCGTGCGCAGCAGATCGCGCGCACGGTCACCGACGACCTCGGCGGCTGGGGCCTCTTCGGCGTGGAACTGTTCGTGAAGGGCGACGAGGTCTGGTTCAGTGAAGTCTCGCCGCGCCCGCACGACACCGGCCTGGTCACGCTGGTCTCGCAGGAGCTGTCGGAGTTCGCGCTGCATGCGCGCGCCATCCTCGGCCTGCCGATCCCGGTGATCCGCCAGAGCGGCCCCTCCGCGTCCTGCGCGATGCTGGCGCATGGCCACGGCGTGCCGGTGTTCGGCAACGTGCACGTCGCGTTGGCGGCGCCCGACACCGCCCTGCGCCTGTTCGGCAAGCCGCGCGTGGAAGGCCATCGCCGTGTCGGCGTCACCCTCGCGCGCGCGGACAGCATCGACGCCGCCCGTTCCGCGGCACGCGACGCCGCCGCCGCGATCACCATCGACTTGCAGTGA